A stretch of the Candidatus Binatia bacterium genome encodes the following:
- a CDS encoding alpha/beta hydrolase — translation MHAVDPLSLFHHRFVPPEPNGSPLVLLLLHGTGGDEDDMLPLGPYLAPGAALLSPRGRVLENGAPRFFRRIAEGVFDEEDLKHRADELAQFIQAARDRYGIAGRPMVAVGFSNGANIAGALLLLHADLLEAAILLRGMTPFTPEAPPVLAGKRVYLGAGRNDPLVRPYASEKWAELLRGAGADVTLQWSDTGHALGQEDIDLARDWLNKDATAGR, via the coding sequence ATGCACGCCGTCGACCCTCTGTCGCTCTTTCATCACCGCTTCGTGCCTCCCGAGCCCAACGGATCGCCGCTCGTTCTCCTGCTCCTGCACGGGACGGGAGGGGACGAGGACGACATGCTCCCGCTCGGACCCTACCTCGCGCCCGGCGCGGCCCTCCTCTCGCCACGCGGCCGGGTTCTCGAGAACGGGGCGCCTCGATTCTTCAGGCGGATCGCGGAGGGCGTCTTCGATGAGGAGGACCTGAAGCACCGCGCCGACGAGCTGGCGCAGTTCATCCAGGCGGCCCGCGACCGCTACGGGATCGCCGGGCGACCGATGGTCGCGGTGGGATTCTCGAACGGGGCGAACATCGCGGGCGCGCTGCTCCTGCTCCACGCCGATCTGCTCGAGGCGGCGATCCTCCTGCGGGGCATGACCCCCTTCACGCCGGAAGCGCCGCCCGTGCTTGCGGGGAAGCGCGTCTACCTAGGCGCGGGGCGCAACGACCCGCTGGTACGTCCCTACGCCAGCGAGAAGTGGGCCGAGCTGCTACGCGGCGCGGGCGCCGACGTGACGCTCCAATGGAGCGACACGGGACACGCGCTGGGGCAGGAGGATATCGATCTCGCGAGAGATTGGTTGAACAAGGACGCTACTGCGGGGCGATAG
- a CDS encoding matrixin family metalloprotease has translation MNSTRFRIAAAVLVFGALALTLANPAAAFIRLARQADASSPVVQAHWFDSELPLNSVIDPTNTDISSTDALATVIQSAKNWENVNTSYFTVNPHQFGATDSLPKLSFDGQNSMFFDTPGANFAVGSGVIAFVRSVVDLSNGHTLDADLVFNDHEFFASISSPGLTPAPAGQTSVDLQAVLTHEYGHYFGLDHTSVAGATMVPFISNDISQRTLELDDQAGISTIFPESADRGLSADGVDFNATTGTISGTVLNGFNSAALFGAHVEAYNLAAPDAAHSISAISGELTLRNGQGEYTIHGLPPGTYAVRIVPLDGVNTIAADANIGGPYNGLDIGFEPEFWNGANESGNGFTDLANSFDPVTVNAAANTPGINFVTNTFPGRVIIAQHGSFENIVTFGNTGYLAVRFDPPFEGPYTISSVNFPSFTFNGVPAQFLSAKLCPMNPLTGGPDIANPLFSQAPYNGNPNGNNIVPLNIPVSTPNQTFFWVLQFPSQSVPGFPFNFPFLRMDFTGLDQGLFANSYRITLAGAVSVLIDRNLAVDMTCQLPNAADAPIVAPTGLGANRRATQTEFTYLPPSDKRSDGFALPHNSLDQVFLIQRSPFSYADRDTAGAGNTAMHLSPSPATTPATIWSSQALDKNGHRSLTSAVTILGLSEDVDEPNGRLNEAKVLPGTVTNRPETYSPAGDQDFYSLMAKPGDIIDASATATGQDGNNNTDLVMFLYDSNGDIVAFNDDFTGLNPRVVFTAPPNPGNSKNARKFTIQVTDFRSSGLTTPVPQVRVPSTYVLSASVTTPPAAAARIAGRTIDPDQFFFANSGPNPANPVAKFLFVIPRNAGNAAVRLNIFDVTGRLVRTLVDGKVMEAGPHTTLWDGRDVAGRTVASGTYFARMESGSWHQDARVTILK, from the coding sequence ATGAACTCGACTCGATTTCGCATCGCCGCCGCCGTGCTCGTCTTCGGAGCGCTCGCGCTCACGCTGGCGAATCCGGCCGCGGCGTTCATCCGTCTGGCCCGCCAGGCGGACGCTTCCTCACCCGTCGTCCAGGCCCATTGGTTCGATTCCGAGCTACCGCTGAACAGCGTCATCGATCCCACCAACACCGACATCTCCTCGACCGACGCGCTGGCGACGGTGATCCAGTCGGCGAAGAACTGGGAGAACGTCAACACCTCGTACTTCACGGTGAACCCGCATCAGTTCGGGGCCACCGATTCGCTTCCCAAGCTGTCGTTCGACGGGCAGAACAGCATGTTCTTCGACACGCCGGGCGCGAATTTCGCGGTCGGCAGCGGCGTCATCGCGTTCGTCCGCTCCGTGGTCGACCTTTCGAACGGCCACACGCTGGACGCGGACCTCGTGTTCAACGACCACGAGTTCTTCGCCTCGATCTCCTCGCCGGGTCTGACGCCGGCCCCCGCCGGGCAGACGAGCGTCGATCTCCAGGCGGTCCTGACGCATGAATACGGCCACTACTTCGGCCTCGATCACACCAGCGTCGCGGGCGCGACCATGGTGCCGTTCATCTCGAACGACATCAGCCAGCGCACCCTGGAGCTGGACGACCAAGCGGGGATCTCCACGATCTTTCCGGAGTCGGCGGATCGCGGACTCTCGGCCGACGGCGTCGACTTCAATGCCACGACCGGGACGATCAGCGGCACCGTGCTGAACGGCTTCAACAGCGCGGCCCTCTTCGGCGCGCACGTCGAGGCCTACAATCTGGCGGCTCCCGATGCGGCGCATTCGATCAGCGCCATCTCGGGCGAGCTGACGCTTCGCAACGGCCAGGGCGAGTACACGATCCACGGGCTGCCTCCGGGCACGTACGCCGTGCGGATCGTGCCGCTCGACGGCGTGAACACCATCGCGGCCGACGCCAACATCGGCGGCCCCTACAACGGCCTCGACATCGGTTTCGAGCCGGAGTTCTGGAACGGAGCCAACGAGAGCGGGAACGGCTTCACCGATCTCGCGAACAGCTTCGATCCCGTGACGGTGAACGCGGCCGCGAACACCCCGGGCATCAACTTCGTCACGAACACGTTCCCGGGACGCGTGATCATCGCGCAGCACGGGTCGTTCGAGAACATCGTGACGTTCGGCAACACGGGCTACCTGGCGGTCCGCTTCGACCCGCCGTTCGAGGGTCCGTACACGATCTCCAGCGTCAACTTCCCGTCGTTCACGTTCAACGGGGTGCCGGCGCAATTCCTGAGCGCCAAGCTCTGCCCGATGAATCCGCTGACCGGCGGACCGGACATCGCGAATCCGCTCTTCAGCCAGGCCCCATACAACGGAAACCCGAACGGGAACAACATCGTCCCGCTGAACATCCCCGTGAGCACCCCGAACCAGACCTTCTTCTGGGTGCTCCAGTTCCCGTCACAGTCCGTTCCGGGCTTCCCGTTCAACTTCCCGTTCCTCCGGATGGACTTCACGGGTCTGGACCAGGGGCTGTTTGCGAATTCGTACCGCATCACGCTGGCGGGCGCGGTCTCGGTCCTGATCGACCGCAACCTCGCGGTCGACATGACCTGCCAGCTCCCGAACGCGGCTGACGCGCCGATCGTGGCGCCGACGGGCCTGGGCGCGAACCGCCGCGCGACGCAGACGGAATTCACCTACCTGCCGCCGAGCGACAAGCGGTCGGACGGTTTCGCTCTGCCGCACAACTCGCTCGACCAGGTGTTCCTGATCCAGCGGAGCCCGTTCTCCTACGCCGACCGCGACACCGCCGGCGCGGGGAACACCGCGATGCACCTCTCGCCGAGCCCGGCGACCACGCCCGCGACCATCTGGTCGTCGCAGGCGCTCGACAAGAACGGCCACCGGAGCCTCACGTCGGCGGTCACGATTCTCGGCTTGAGCGAGGACGTCGACGAGCCGAACGGTCGGTTGAACGAGGCCAAGGTGCTTCCGGGGACGGTCACCAATCGTCCCGAGACCTATTCGCCCGCCGGAGACCAGGACTTCTACTCGCTCATGGCCAAGCCGGGCGACATCATCGACGCGAGCGCGACGGCCACCGGCCAGGACGGCAACAACAACACCGACCTGGTGATGTTCCTCTACGATTCGAACGGCGACATCGTGGCGTTCAACGACGACTTCACCGGGCTGAATCCGCGGGTCGTCTTCACGGCGCCGCCGAATCCGGGCAATTCCAAGAACGCCCGGAAGTTCACGATCCAGGTCACCGATTTCCGGAGCTCGGGTCTCACGACTCCGGTTCCGCAGGTTCGCGTTCCGTCGACCTACGTGCTGAGCGCGTCGGTCACCACGCCGCCGGCCGCGGCGGCCCGTATCGCGGGCCGGACCATCGATCCGGATCAGTTCTTCTTCGCCAACAGCGGCCCCAACCCGGCCAACCCGGTCGCGAAGTTCCTCTTCGTGATTCCGCGGAACGCCGGGAACGCGGCGGTCCGCCTGAACATCTTCGACGTGACGGGCCGCCTCGTGCGGACCCTGGTGGACGGCAAGGTGATGGAAGCCGGGCCGCACACGACGTTGTGGGATGGTCGGGACGTGGCCGGTCGCACCGTCGCCTCGGGCACGTACTTCGCCCGGATGGAGTCGGGATCGTGGCATCAGGACGCGCGCGTCACGATTCTCAAGTGA
- a CDS encoding glycine cleavage T C-terminal barrel domain-containing protein: MPSPSDDYRALREDAAALDLGGWRVLRLSGADTREFLQGTATQDLDSAGPDRAAETLFLTEKGRPVAHAWVAVAASGADAWVLADAASAEALRPHLERFRIMEDVEFEGPAAVPRIVGVAGPNRSRLLASLAAQAPGATAIAGQPLSFLLLPDGAELPPCAAPEAAGAWRIAAGIPLAGADFDLDRIATELDLPGAISFTKGCYVGQEVVARTSNRGQVRRRRAGFRFSWPGSDPAKGTPILAEGAPAGFLTSAAQEPGTGEGLGMGYLSTEWLNAEGNPDAFLSDPSGPLRPIRIAPWPL; encoded by the coding sequence ATGCCATCCCCCAGCGACGATTACCGCGCCCTGCGCGAGGACGCGGCCGCCCTCGACCTGGGCGGCTGGCGCGTCCTTCGCCTGTCCGGCGCCGACACGCGCGAGTTCCTCCAAGGTACCGCGACCCAGGACCTGGATTCCGCGGGCCCGGACCGCGCGGCCGAGACGCTCTTCCTGACCGAGAAGGGGCGCCCGGTCGCGCACGCGTGGGTCGCGGTCGCCGCCTCGGGCGCCGACGCCTGGGTCCTCGCCGATGCGGCCTCGGCGGAAGCGCTCCGCCCCCATCTCGAGCGGTTTCGGATCATGGAGGACGTGGAGTTCGAGGGTCCGGCCGCCGTGCCGCGCATCGTCGGGGTCGCCGGACCGAACCGGAGCCGCCTGCTGGCCTCCCTGGCCGCGCAGGCTCCGGGCGCGACGGCCATCGCCGGCCAGCCGCTTTCCTTTCTCCTGCTTCCGGACGGAGCGGAATTGCCGCCTTGCGCCGCGCCTGAGGCGGCGGGCGCGTGGCGGATCGCGGCGGGGATCCCGCTCGCGGGCGCCGATTTCGATCTGGACCGCATCGCCACCGAGCTCGACCTTCCCGGTGCAATCTCCTTCACGAAGGGGTGCTACGTCGGCCAGGAGGTCGTGGCGCGAACCTCCAATCGCGGCCAGGTCCGCCGCCGCCGCGCCGGCTTCCGGTTTTCCTGGCCCGGCTCGGACCCCGCAAAGGGAACCCCGATCCTTGCGGAGGGCGCCCCCGCAGGATTCCTGACGAGCGCGGCGCAGGAGCCGGGAACGGGGGAGGGTCTGGGGATGGGGTACCTCTCCACCGAGTGGCTGAACGCCGAGGGAAATCCCGACGCCTTCCTTTCCGACCCCTCCGGCCCGTTGCGTCCCATCCGAATCGCTCCCTGGCCCCTCTAA
- a CDS encoding metalloregulator ArsR/SmtB family transcription factor, giving the protein MKTLPLTPARRRPLPRSRRTGAPTDVELARLAKALGHPARVAIVRLLLGRKECICGDIVERLPLAQATVSQHLKVLKDAGWIQGSIDGPRVCYCARPETGRKFLELAQALAAREEGEES; this is encoded by the coding sequence ATGAAGACTCTACCGCTCACGCCGGCCCGTCGACGACCGCTGCCGCGCTCGCGCCGCACGGGAGCTCCCACGGACGTGGAGCTCGCGCGCCTGGCCAAGGCTCTGGGGCATCCGGCCCGGGTCGCCATCGTGAGGCTCTTGCTGGGCAGGAAGGAATGCATCTGTGGCGACATCGTCGAGAGGCTGCCGCTCGCCCAGGCCACGGTGTCGCAGCATTTGAAGGTTCTCAAGGATGCGGGCTGGATTCAGGGAAGCATCGACGGCCCGCGCGTCTGCTACTGCGCCCGTCCCGAGACGGGCCGCAAATTCCTGGAGCTCGCGCAAGCGCTGGCGGCCCGGGAGGAAGGAGAGGAGTCATGA
- a CDS encoding arsenite methyltransferase, producing MSATNDIRDTVRERYGALAEGADCGCGCSTGSVPCCSTDAQAMATLGYTAEQLAAIPEGANLGLGCGNPLAHAAVKAGETVLDLGSGAGIDAFLASREVGAEGRVIGVDMTPSMVSRARENAAKGGYRNVEFRLGEIENLPVADGSVDAIISNCVINLSPDKPRVFAEAFRALKPGGRLVVSDLVLTRPIPDAVRKSIEAYVGCIAGASSREDYLQLVREAGFADVTVLEERGYGQDGPLPTVVIEERAWDAVASVKVRGVKADR from the coding sequence ATGAGCGCCACGAACGACATTCGCGATACGGTGCGGGAGCGCTACGGAGCGCTGGCCGAGGGAGCCGACTGCGGCTGCGGATGCTCCACGGGATCGGTCCCCTGCTGCTCCACCGACGCCCAGGCCATGGCCACGCTGGGCTACACCGCCGAACAGCTCGCCGCGATCCCCGAGGGGGCGAACCTGGGGCTTGGATGCGGCAATCCGCTCGCGCACGCCGCCGTGAAGGCGGGCGAGACGGTGCTCGATCTGGGTTCCGGCGCCGGCATCGACGCCTTCCTCGCTTCGCGCGAGGTGGGGGCCGAGGGGCGCGTGATCGGCGTGGACATGACGCCTTCCATGGTCTCCCGGGCGCGCGAGAACGCCGCCAAGGGCGGCTACCGGAACGTCGAGTTCCGCCTGGGCGAGATCGAGAACCTCCCCGTGGCCGACGGCTCGGTGGACGCGATCATCTCGAACTGCGTCATCAACCTGTCTCCCGACAAGCCGCGCGTCTTCGCCGAGGCGTTCCGCGCGCTCAAGCCGGGCGGCCGCCTCGTGGTGAGCGATCTGGTGCTGACGCGGCCTATTCCCGACGCGGTCCGGAAGTCGATCGAGGCCTACGTCGGCTGCATCGCCGGAGCCTCCTCCCGCGAGGACTATCTGCAGCTGGTGCGGGAAGCGGGATTCGCCGATGTGACGGTGCTCGAGGAGCGGGGCTACGGACAGGACGGTCCTCTCCCGACCGTGGTGATCGAAGAGAGGGCCTGGGATGCCGTCGCGTCCGTGAAGGTGCGTGGGGTGAAGGCGGACCGATAG
- a CDS encoding sugar phosphate nucleotidyltransferase produces MASRRWAIVLAAGDGERVRRLTTDARGRPLPKQYWSPGDAGPMLRWALDRARRITRPAHILTVVAAHHREWWGDLVPGSMAAGMIVQPANRGTGAGILLPLLRVLRKSRDAVVVVLPADQYVADEPTLACSLAHAVSVVERGRRVVLLGMAPQGPEPDYGWIVGGEAEEDGTRPIVSFVEKPTPRAARELYRSGASVSSFIVVARGRALLALFQTAAPALLASLARVTEERVPGAAPDPAALARAYEALPHVDFSHDVLQRSAPHLRLLAVPPCGWLDLGTPERLERWIRSRGEGDSGQRAVAHKSA; encoded by the coding sequence ATGGCCTCGCGCCGATGGGCGATCGTCTTGGCTGCCGGTGACGGGGAGCGCGTGCGCCGCCTGACCACGGATGCGCGTGGACGGCCCCTTCCCAAGCAATACTGGAGCCCCGGAGACGCGGGGCCGATGCTTCGGTGGGCGCTCGACCGGGCCAGGCGGATCACCCGGCCCGCTCACATCCTCACCGTCGTTGCCGCGCATCATCGCGAGTGGTGGGGGGACCTGGTCCCGGGCTCGATGGCCGCCGGCATGATCGTGCAGCCGGCGAACCGCGGAACCGGGGCCGGGATCCTGCTTCCTCTGCTCCGCGTCCTGCGCAAGAGCCGCGACGCCGTGGTGGTCGTTCTGCCCGCCGATCAGTACGTGGCCGACGAGCCGACGCTGGCATGCTCCCTGGCGCACGCCGTGTCGGTCGTGGAGCGCGGCCGCCGCGTCGTGCTCCTGGGCATGGCGCCGCAGGGTCCGGAGCCCGACTACGGATGGATCGTCGGAGGCGAGGCGGAAGAGGACGGGACTCGGCCGATCGTCTCCTTCGTGGAAAAGCCGACGCCGCGCGCGGCGCGGGAGCTGTACCGCTCCGGCGCCTCGGTCAGCAGCTTCATCGTCGTGGCGCGCGGGCGCGCGCTGCTCGCGCTCTTCCAGACCGCGGCGCCGGCGCTGCTGGCCTCGCTCGCCCGCGTCACCGAGGAGCGGGTGCCCGGTGCCGCGCCCGATCCCGCGGCGCTGGCGCGCGCCTATGAGGCGCTGCCCCACGTCGACTTCTCGCACGACGTGCTCCAGCGATCCGCGCCCCATCTCCGCCTTCTCGCCGTGCCACCGTGCGGCTGGCTCGACCTGGGCACGCCGGAGCGCCTGGAGCGCTGGATCCGCTCGCGCGGCGAGGGGGATTCAGGGCAGCGCGCCGTGGCGCACAAGAGCGCGTAG
- a CDS encoding adenine phosphoribosyltransferase — MNWNPPDSADAPLTAWVRDVPDWPKKGILFRDLTPLWADGPAWARAVRALAAPFDKAPPAMVLGIEARGFLVAAALAARWNAGLLLARKEGKLPASAHREEYDLEYGRACLETHRDLVPAGTRVVIADDVMATGGTARAALDLVRAIRCEPAGFAFLVELSFLDGRSKVDPALPVHSVIAYDADGRASVRESLP; from the coding sequence GTGAACTGGAACCCGCCCGATTCCGCCGATGCCCCGCTCACCGCCTGGGTGCGCGACGTGCCCGACTGGCCGAAGAAGGGCATCCTCTTCCGCGACTTGACACCGCTCTGGGCGGACGGTCCCGCGTGGGCCCGGGCGGTGCGCGCGCTGGCCGCGCCCTTCGACAAAGCGCCCCCCGCGATGGTGCTCGGTATCGAGGCGCGCGGGTTCCTGGTCGCGGCGGCGCTGGCGGCGCGCTGGAACGCGGGACTCCTGCTGGCCCGCAAGGAAGGGAAGCTCCCGGCCTCTGCCCATCGCGAGGAGTACGACCTGGAATACGGCCGCGCCTGCCTGGAGACCCACCGCGACCTGGTGCCCGCGGGCACGCGCGTCGTGATCGCCGACGACGTGATGGCCACCGGCGGCACCGCCCGCGCCGCGCTCGACCTGGTGCGGGCGATCCGCTGCGAGCCGGCGGGCTTCGCGTTTCTCGTCGAGCTCTCGTTCCTCGACGGCCGGTCCAAGGTCGACCCCGCACTGCCCGTGCACAGCGTCATCGCCTACGACGCGGACGGGCGCGCCTCCGTGCGCGAATCCCTGCCATAA
- a CDS encoding TIGR01777 family oxidoreductase, with the protein MHVLVSGSSGFLGGALMPRLAAAGHRVSRLVRSRGGSGDARGAARGPGATEVRAWAPDTDALDPRVFEGIDAVIHLGGASIGSVWTSRRKELLRTSRIRTTRLLAERIASSAPRPSVFVHASAVGYYGDRGDEILTEASAPGRGFLADLCRDWEAASMPAHDAGTRVVRVRAGLVLSPRGGVLPVMLRPFRLGLGGRLGSGRQWMPWIALEDAVGVYLRALEDGALTGGVNAVAPEAVTNAEFTRALARAVGRPAFVTVPAFALAMLPGGMGKETLLASERVVPAALQAAGFQFESPTLETALAAIRGGGP; encoded by the coding sequence ATGCACGTCCTGGTCTCGGGCTCGAGCGGATTTTTGGGAGGCGCGCTGATGCCGCGCCTGGCCGCGGCGGGACATCGCGTGTCGCGGCTCGTTCGATCGCGCGGCGGCAGCGGCGACGCCCGGGGCGCCGCGAGAGGTCCCGGCGCGACGGAGGTCCGCGCGTGGGCGCCCGACACCGACGCGCTCGACCCCCGCGTGTTCGAGGGGATCGACGCCGTGATCCACCTGGGCGGCGCCAGCATCGGCTCGGTCTGGACGTCCCGGCGCAAGGAGCTGCTCCGGACCAGCCGCATCCGCACGACGCGCCTTCTGGCCGAGCGGATCGCGTCGTCCGCGCCGCGCCCCTCGGTGTTCGTGCACGCCTCCGCCGTCGGCTACTACGGCGACCGGGGCGACGAGATCCTCACCGAGGCCAGCGCCCCGGGGCGGGGCTTCCTGGCCGATCTTTGCCGCGACTGGGAGGCGGCCTCGATGCCGGCGCACGACGCCGGCACGCGGGTCGTCCGCGTCCGCGCCGGGCTGGTGCTGAGCCCGCGCGGCGGCGTGCTGCCGGTGATGCTGCGCCCGTTCCGGCTCGGCCTGGGGGGACGCCTGGGCAGCGGACGCCAGTGGATGCCCTGGATCGCGCTCGAAGACGCGGTGGGGGTCTACCTGCGCGCGCTCGAAGACGGTGCGCTGACGGGCGGCGTGAACGCGGTCGCGCCGGAAGCGGTCACGAACGCGGAGTTCACGAGGGCGCTGGCCCGCGCGGTCGGGCGCCCCGCGTTCGTCACCGTGCCGGCGTTCGCCTTGGCGATGCTGCCGGGCGGGATGGGGAAGGAGACGCTGCTCGCGAGCGAGCGCGTCGTTCCGGCCGCGCTCCAGGCCGCGGGATTCCAGTTCGAATCCCCTACCCTCGAGACGGCCCTCGCGGCGATTCGCGGAGGGGGCCCATGA
- a CDS encoding anti-sigma factor yields the protein MSAHKEEMVELCAAYALGTIEEKDRKRLEAHLADGCAECETALREFGYGATLLAASAPRVLPLPGLRERAFAALSSEEGAPQPGTRERGAAVSGGSGAEGAKVLRLPRKGRPGWFAWTGWIAAAILLVSSGTFYESTGRLRAILRAREADLNSTARDLAVERQWSGVLASPIARVADLAPPAPLAGETSGIRGRAVYDPASRRAVIVLTNAAAPDSQSFQLWALRGLSPTSLGVIHPDEHGAAVLRLESAGEPTTLTAFAVSLEPKGGSPARTGPSGPVVLMGPLRESPRGPSRG from the coding sequence GTGAGCGCGCACAAGGAGGAGATGGTCGAGCTGTGCGCGGCCTACGCGCTCGGGACGATCGAGGAGAAGGACCGGAAGCGGCTGGAGGCGCATCTCGCGGATGGGTGCGCGGAATGCGAGACCGCGCTCCGCGAGTTCGGCTACGGCGCGACGCTGCTCGCGGCTTCGGCCCCCCGCGTGCTTCCTCTGCCCGGATTGCGTGAGCGGGCGTTCGCGGCGCTTTCTTCCGAAGAGGGCGCGCCCCAGCCCGGCACCCGTGAGCGTGGAGCGGCCGTCTCCGGCGGCTCCGGCGCCGAGGGCGCCAAGGTCCTCCGCCTCCCGCGCAAGGGGCGGCCGGGGTGGTTCGCGTGGACGGGATGGATCGCGGCCGCGATCCTGCTCGTCAGCTCGGGCACGTTCTACGAATCGACCGGGCGCCTGCGCGCGATCCTCCGCGCGCGCGAGGCGGACCTGAACAGCACCGCTCGCGACCTCGCGGTGGAGCGGCAGTGGAGCGGCGTGCTCGCCTCGCCCATCGCGCGCGTCGCCGACCTGGCGCCGCCGGCGCCACTGGCGGGGGAGACTTCCGGGATCCGCGGGCGCGCGGTCTACGATCCCGCGTCCCGTAGGGCCGTGATCGTGCTCACGAACGCCGCGGCTCCCGACAGTCAGAGCTTCCAGCTGTGGGCGCTGCGCGGGCTCTCGCCCACCAGCCTGGGCGTGATCCATCCCGACGAGCACGGCGCCGCGGTGCTCCGGCTGGAGAGCGCCGGCGAGCCGACCACGCTGACCGCGTTCGCGGTTTCGCTCGAGCCGAAGGGGGGCTCGCCGGCGAGGACGGGACCCAGCGGGCCGGTCGTGCTCATGGGCCCCCTCCGCGAATCGCCGCGAGGGCCGTCTCGAGGGTAG
- a CDS encoding sigma-70 family RNA polymerase sigma factor encodes MSESDFERIRGVQEGDRDAVAALYDRYTPLLYPLLVRITGDRNEADEALVEVWTRAWREARGYDPNRGTVAAWLLGIARACAVRRVPAGAVSGRRGAGDFDAGAAHADDPDDSPGRRQLAERVRRALGALEPKHRRVLESSFFDGLSTPEIAGRMNAPAVMVRSWTRQALARLRELLPSEEWA; translated from the coding sequence ATGAGCGAGAGCGATTTCGAGCGGATCCGAGGCGTTCAGGAGGGGGATCGCGACGCGGTCGCGGCCCTGTACGACCGCTACACGCCGCTTCTCTACCCCTTGCTGGTGCGCATCACCGGTGACCGGAACGAGGCGGACGAGGCGCTCGTCGAGGTGTGGACGCGGGCCTGGCGCGAGGCGCGGGGTTACGACCCGAACCGAGGCACGGTGGCCGCGTGGCTCCTCGGGATCGCGCGCGCCTGCGCGGTGAGGCGCGTGCCAGCCGGCGCGGTCTCGGGCCGCCGGGGCGCCGGCGACTTCGACGCGGGCGCCGCCCACGCCGACGATCCCGACGATTCGCCGGGACGACGTCAGCTGGCCGAGCGGGTGCGGCGTGCCCTCGGCGCCCTGGAGCCCAAGCACCGGCGCGTCCTGGAATCGTCCTTCTTCGACGGCCTCTCGACTCCGGAGATCGCGGGCCGCATGAACGCTCCCGCCGTCATGGTCCGCTCCTGGACGCGGCAGGCGCTGGCACGCCTGCGCGAGCTCTTGCCCAGCGAGGAGTGGGCGTGA